The following coding sequences lie in one Oncorhynchus kisutch isolate 150728-3 linkage group LG17, Okis_V2, whole genome shotgun sequence genomic window:
- the LOC109908086 gene encoding leucine-rich repeat-containing protein 47 — MDGQESWPEIEKASKEKRRELVLQGAVIDEKISSNGGLCSAIYSLKLLNYLEIIQCPSLTEIHGDIQNLTTLTSLILCRNKLSSIPKTIGNLKSLKVLDISVNNLKALPEEITQLSDLNTLNVSCNNIESLPDGLCRCTKLSTINISKNDITRFPDDLYRLDLLSTVIASENSIEELSGDVHKLSALKVLDLSNNKLSDIPYELSDCSKLKEINFKGNKLKDKRLEKMVNGCQTKSILDYLRAGGRGKGKGSKQADGDKADGGRNAEKTQTKKQRKQKKKKTEEEDDEVDEMNRLVVKVLHVSDNPGAFTVKVANELKDVRPYLVCCVVRGMNFRSGNALKRFLVAQTKLHDDLCGKRTTATIATHDMQLLKGPLMYDARTPPMLKIVPLGRKEMTAVELMRQLQLEAEDQRKQRKRQNVSGLHKYLQLLDGKELYPCLVDAEDHVISFPPITNSEKTKIRKTTKELFLEVTSSTSLQICKDVMDALIVKMAELNKFTFEHREEAGSEGESDSPPVPASDDATSGELVIQQVRTVDPDGNLKVVYPSKTDLCTDVGDLNVVW; from the exons ATGGATGGTCAAGAGAGTTGGCCAGAAATTGAGAAAGCCTCAAAAGAGAAAAGACGCGAACTGGTCCTGCAAGGTGCAGTTATCGATGAAAAGATATCATCGAATGGAGGTCTGTGTTCCGCAATCTATTCTCTCAAGCTCCTAAATTACCTAGAAATCATCCAATGTCCGAGTTTGACAGAGATTCATGGAGACATACAAAATCTGACCACCCTTACGAGCTTGATTCTTTGTAGAAATAAGCTCTCATCTATTCCAAAAACCATTGGAAATCTGAAGTCCCTGAAAGTCCTCGACATTTCAGTTAACAACCTGAAAGCTTTGCCTGAAGAGATAACCCAGCTAAGCGATCTCAATACACTCAACGTGAGCTGCAACAACATCGAGTCACTACCAGATGGACTGTGTCGTTGCACGAAACTCTCTACCATCAACATCTCCAAAAATGACATCACTCGGTTCCCTGATGACCTTTATCGCCTGGATCTCCTCAGCACTGTCATCGCCTCTGAGAATTCCATAGAAGAGCTGAGTGGAGATGTTCACAAGCTCTCTGCTCTAAAA gttttggACCTATCCAACAACAAGCTCAGTGACATCCCCTACGAGCTGAGTGACTGCTCCAAACTGAAGGAGATCAACTTCAAAGGAAACAAACTCAAAGACAAGCGACTGGAGAAGATGGTCAACGGTTGCCAGACCAAGTCCATCCTGGACTACCTTCGGGCCGGTGGCCGAGGGAAAGGCAAAGGCAGCAAGCAGGCCGATGGGGATAAGGCCGACGGGGGCCGGAACGCAGAGAAGACCCAGACCAAAAAGCAGCGCAAGCAGAAAAAGAAGAAGACCGAGGAGGAGGACGATGAGGTGGATGAGATGAACCGGCTGGTCGTGAAAGTGCTTCATGTGTCTGACAACCCAGGGGCATTCACTGTAAAGGTGGCCAATGAACTGAAGGATGTGAGGCCGTACTTGGTGTGCTGTGTGGTCAGAGGCATGAACTTCAGGTCCGGGAATGCGCTCAAGAGGTTCCTGGTTGCGCAG ACCAAACTTCACGATGACCTATGTGGTAAAAGGACAACTGCGACCATCGCAACACACGACATGCAGCTACTCAAGGGACCTCTCATGTATGATGCCAGAACACCTCCTATGTTAAAG ATAGTCCCTCTGGGCCGTAAGGAGATGACTGCGGTGGAGCTGATGAGGCAGCTGCAGCTAGAGGCAGAGGACCAGAggaaacagaggaagaggcagaatgTGTCTGGCCTCCACAA ATACCTGCAGCTTCTTGATGGAAAAGAACTCTACCCATGTCTGGTGGATGCAGAGGATCATGTGATCTCATTTCCACCAATCACCAACAGCGAGAaaaccaag ATCAGGAAGACGACTAAGGAGCTTTTCTTAGAAGTGACCAGTTCTACCAGCCTGCAGATCTGTAAAGATGTGATGGATGCTCTCATAGTG AAAATGGCGGAGCTGAACAAGTTCACGTTTGAGCACAGAGAGGAGGCTGGGTCAGAGGGAGAGTCTGATTCACCCCCAGTCCCTGCCTCGGATGATGCCACCTCAGGAGAGCTGGTCATCCAGCAGGTTCGCACCGTGGACCCCGACGGGAACCTCAAGGTCGTCTACCCGTCCAAAACGGACCTCTGCACCGACGTCGGCGACCTGAACGTCGTTTGGTAG
- the smim1 gene encoding small integral membrane protein 1: MASDMDSNTAGVQYNRWNEDNINLNVAGTGVTGLYNRFCTGTLGIAIKVAGALAALVVVYVIGYVTGYYVHKC; this comes from the exons ATGGCTTCTGACATGGACTCCAATACTGCTGGTGTCCAATACAACCGCTGGAATGAAGACAACATCAATCTGAATGTGGCTGGGACAGGTGTAACGGG GCTCTACAACAGATTCTGCACTGGCACCTTGGGCATAGCTATCAAGGTGGCCGGAGCTTTGGCTGCACTGGTGGTTGTTTACGTCATTGGATATGTCACTGGATATTACGTCCACAAATGCTGA